In the Flavisolibacter tropicus genome, one interval contains:
- a CDS encoding AsmA-like C-terminal region-containing protein — protein MTALKKGLKITAISFVILLAIAFAAPFLFKGKIIKLAKEKINENLTAKVDFSDIDISFIRHFPKVAVSIEDLQVVGTGIFAKDTLLAAQSIDVAVNFNSLLNGKEYKIYSITIDEPRIHAIVGADGKANWDITKPDTAAATPSTDTTSFQLALQHYAITKGFIRYDDEVSNMHLSVDNLNHEGSGDFSSDLFTLKTSTSSDAINFTYAAIPYLAKVKTSLAADIEVDNKTNTYRFKTDDIHINALSLATEGFFQLVNDSTYNMDIAFKAPSTEFKHFLSLIPAVYQHDFDKVKTSGKAIFNGFVKGRYSATELPAYALNLGIENGFFQYPDLPKPLQNIHLALQIENKDGVADHTVVDIHKGHIEMDNAPFDFRLLIKNPVSQLFIDAAAKGSLNLSKVTEFAKMEAGTKLTGLLNADVAVKGTMEALQKQQYENFQAAGTMELKDFLYASKDYPDGVALNNLLLTFNPKNVTLNNINGKYLNTNFAGNGVLNNLLPYMLNNQPLDGQLTVKADRVNLNDWMGVSTDTATTTSTSSTTSAPFLVPNNINFDINAQVDKVRYDKVDLDNLSGKLRIADETVHLQNVSANALDGSMAVNGSYSTKVDKQHPDISMAYDVKGLNIEKTFNAFNTVQMLMPIAKFLSGKVSSQMSMTGKLGENMMPDLNSLTGQGNLLLLEGVLKKFAPVEGLARTLNIKELETITLKDVKNRIEFANGKVAIKPFKLNVKDIDMEIGGMHGLDQSLAYGLNLKVPRALMGDKGNQLVNNLVAQANKKGVPAKVSDVVDLNVKVGGTLLKPTFQTDLKQAGNDLVADLKQQTLDFAQQKVDSTKTAIKTAVKDTLQSVKNQVVQAAGNEIKNKLLGKDTTNPTNTDIKNNLKETGKGLIEGFNPFKKKKKETEPQQ, from the coding sequence ATGACAGCATTAAAAAAAGGGCTTAAAATCACCGCTATCTCTTTTGTAATCTTATTGGCAATAGCATTTGCAGCCCCTTTCCTCTTCAAAGGCAAGATCATTAAACTGGCAAAGGAAAAGATCAACGAAAACTTGACAGCAAAAGTCGACTTTTCGGATATAGACATTTCCTTCATCCGCCATTTTCCTAAAGTGGCCGTTTCCATAGAAGATCTACAGGTAGTGGGCACTGGCATATTTGCCAAGGATACTTTATTAGCTGCTCAATCTATAGATGTAGCTGTCAACTTCAACAGCCTTCTCAATGGCAAAGAGTATAAAATATACAGTATTACTATTGACGAACCGCGCATACATGCTATTGTAGGAGCAGATGGTAAGGCCAACTGGGATATTACCAAACCGGACACCGCTGCAGCTACACCATCCACCGATACCACTTCCTTTCAACTGGCCTTGCAGCATTATGCCATCACCAAGGGGTTTATCAGGTATGATGACGAAGTTTCCAATATGCACCTGTCCGTTGACAACTTGAATCATGAAGGCAGCGGCGACTTTAGCTCCGATCTTTTCACATTGAAAACATCTACATCTTCCGATGCTATCAATTTTACCTATGCCGCCATTCCTTACCTGGCCAAGGTAAAAACATCGCTTGCTGCAGATATTGAAGTAGATAACAAAACCAACACATACCGCTTTAAAACAGATGACATACATATTAACGCGCTTTCATTAGCTACGGAAGGATTCTTTCAGCTTGTAAACGACAGTACTTATAATATGGACATTGCCTTTAAAGCGCCTTCTACTGAGTTCAAGCATTTCTTGTCTCTTATTCCTGCTGTCTACCAGCACGATTTTGATAAAGTAAAAACAAGCGGCAAGGCCATTTTCAATGGCTTTGTAAAAGGCCGCTACTCTGCCACAGAGCTTCCAGCCTATGCGCTTAACCTAGGCATTGAGAATGGATTTTTCCAATACCCCGACCTTCCAAAGCCCCTACAGAACATCCACCTGGCCCTACAGATTGAAAATAAAGATGGTGTAGCCGATCATACAGTGGTTGACATTCACAAAGGCCACATAGAAATGGACAATGCACCTTTTGACTTCCGCTTGTTGATTAAGAATCCTGTAAGTCAATTGTTTATAGATGCCGCAGCCAAAGGCAGTCTGAACCTTTCTAAGGTTACAGAGTTTGCTAAAATGGAGGCCGGTACTAAACTGACAGGATTACTCAATGCAGATGTAGCTGTAAAGGGAACCATGGAAGCACTCCAAAAGCAACAGTATGAAAACTTCCAGGCGGCCGGCACCATGGAATTGAAAGACTTTCTCTATGCTTCTAAAGATTACCCTGATGGCGTAGCTTTAAACAATCTGCTACTGACATTCAATCCAAAGAATGTTACCTTAAATAATATCAATGGGAAATACCTGAATACCAACTTTGCTGGTAATGGTGTATTAAACAACCTACTACCATATATGCTGAACAACCAACCATTGGATGGACAGCTAACCGTAAAAGCAGACCGGGTAAATCTGAATGACTGGATGGGTGTATCAACAGATACCGCAACAACCACTTCTACATCCAGTACTACCTCAGCTCCTTTCCTGGTACCTAATAATATCAACTTTGATATCAACGCTCAAGTGGATAAAGTTCGTTATGACAAAGTGGACCTAGATAATCTTTCGGGTAAACTACGTATTGCGGATGAAACAGTACACCTGCAAAACGTATCAGCCAACGCGCTGGATGGCAGCATGGCCGTTAACGGCTCCTACTCTACCAAGGTAGACAAACAGCATCCGGATATCAGCATGGCTTATGACGTTAAAGGATTGAACATTGAAAAGACGTTTAATGCTTTCAATACTGTTCAAATGTTAATGCCCATTGCTAAGTTCCTATCTGGCAAGGTGTCTTCTCAAATGAGCATGACAGGAAAGCTGGGTGAAAACATGATGCCTGATCTGAATTCACTAACCGGACAAGGCAACCTGTTGTTATTAGAAGGCGTTCTAAAAAAGTTTGCCCCCGTAGAAGGCTTGGCCCGCACTTTAAATATTAAAGAACTGGAAACCATTACACTCAAAGATGTTAAGAATCGTATTGAGTTTGCCAATGGTAAGGTAGCTATCAAACCCTTTAAGCTGAATGTAAAAGATATTGACATGGAAATTGGTGGCATGCACGGTCTGGACCAATCCCTGGCGTATGGGTTGAACCTGAAAGTGCCACGCGCCCTGATGGGTGATAAAGGAAACCAACTGGTAAACAACCTAGTGGCGCAGGCTAACAAAAAAGGTGTACCTGCCAAAGTCAGCGATGTAGTAGACCTGAATGTAAAAGTAGGTGGCACCTTATTAAAACCAACTTTTCAAACAGATCTGAAACAAGCAGGTAACGACCTTGTTGCTGATCTTAAACAACAAACACTTGATTTTGCCCAGCAAAAAGTAGACAGTACCAAAACCGCAATTAAAACAGCTGTCAAAGACACCCTGCAATCCGTAAAAAACCAGGTGGTGCAAGCAGCTGGCAATGAGATCAAAAACAAGCTCTTAGGTAAGGATACTACTAATCCCACCAACACAGATATTAAGAACAACTTAAAGGAAACCGGTAAGGGGCTTATTGAAGGCTTTAACCCTTTCAAAAAGAAAAAGAAAGAAACTGAACCTCAGCAGTGA